The following are encoded together in the Peromyscus leucopus breed LL Stock chromosome 1, UCI_PerLeu_2.1, whole genome shotgun sequence genome:
- the Hapln3 gene encoding hyaluronan and proteoglycan link protein 3, with the protein MGLLFLVLLSPLSCVLGLPFHKGFYYSSGLHTRTLGNGYGEGLFNGVKLVVETTEESLFSHRGASVTLPCRYHYEPALAPPRHVVRVKWWKLSENGSPERDVLVAIGRRHRSFGDYQGRAHLRQHRPQEVSLELRDLRLEDSGRYRCEVIDGLEDESGLVELELRGVVFPYQPREGRYQLSFHEAQQACREQDAVVASFEQLFRAWEEGLDWCNAGWLQDASVQYPITLPRQPCGGPGLAPGVRSYGQRHHRLHRYDVFCFAAALKGWVYYLEHPEKLTLLEAKEACLEDGAQISTVGQLFAAWKFRGLDRCDAGWLADGSARYPIVHPRPNCGPSEPGVRTFGFPDPRMRYGVYCYRPR; encoded by the exons ATGGGCCTGCTGTTCCTTGTCTTGCTGTCGCCACTTTCCTGCGTCTTGGGACTGCCATTCCACAAAGGCTTCTACTATTCCAGTGGCCTACATACCAGGACCCTGGGCAATGGCTATGGGGAAG GCCTGTTCAACGGAGTGAAGTTGGTGGTGGAGACGACTGAGGAGTCTCTGTTCAGTCACCGAGGCGCCAGTGTGACCCTGCCCTGCCGCTACCACTATGAGCCAGCCCTGGCGCCCCCAAGACACGTCGTGCGCGTCAAGTGGTGGAAGCTGTCCGAGAATGGATCCCCGGAGCGGGATGTGCTAGTGGCCATCGGCCGGAGGCACCGCTCCTTCGGGGACTACCAAGGGCGAGCACACCTGCGGCAGCACAGACCGCAAGAGGTGTCGCTGGAGCTCAGGGACCTGCGGCTGGAGGACTCTGGGCGCTACCGCTGCGAGGTCATTGACGGGCTGGAGGACGAGAGTGGCCTGGTAGAGCTGGAGCTTCGGG GCGTGGTTTTTCCATACCAGCCCCGTGAAGGGCGCTACCAGCTCAGCTTCCACGAGGCCCAACAGGCCTGCCGGGAGCAGGACGCGGTGGTGGCTTCCTTTGAGCAGCTCTTCCGTGCCTGGGAGGAAGGCCTGGACTGGTGCAACGCAGGCTGGCTGCAGGACGCCTCTGTGCAGTACCCTATAACGCTGCCCCGGCAGCCCTGCGGAGGCCCCGGCCTGGCGCCTGGGGTTCGCAGCTACGGccagcgccaccaccgcctgcacCGCTATGACGTGTTCTGCTTCGCGGCTGCCCTCAAGG GGTGGGTGTACTACCTGGAGCACCCGGAGAAGCTGACGCTGCTGGAGGCCAAGGAGGCCTGCCTGGAAGATGGCGCACAGATCTCTACGGTGGGCCAGCTCTTTGCTGCTTGGAAGTTCCGCGGCCTGGACCGCTGtgatgctggctggctggcagacGGAAGTGCCCGCTACCCCATCGTGCACCCCCGTCCCAACTGCGGACCCTCCGAGCCTGGAGTACGGACATTCGGGTTCCCAGACCCACGCATGCGCTATGGCGTCTACTGTTACCGCCCGCGCTAG